GGCGAGCGTCCACTTGAACGGGAGCTACGCGTCCGGCCGGTCTGGTAACACGGTCACCATCGCATTCCGGACCCAAGTCAACGCGGATTGGGTGAAGGGCAAACCCAAGCTGATCCAGGCCATAAGGGCAAGCTGGCACCACCACACGGGCGAAGAACTGGATTTCGAGTTTGCCGGGAATGGCAAACGCGAGAAAGCGGCCCCCCAGATGGAGGGCGTTTCGGTAGAATCCCCACTGCAAGGCGACCGCCTCGCCGAAGCCGCCAAGCGCATTTTCGGCCCAGGTGGCGCATCGGACCAACAGAATGAAACTCCCTAAGAATTTTGGCGGGCAAAGCATGTCCGGGATGATGGCCCAGGCACAGCAGGCCATGGAGCGGGCAAAGAATCTCGACGCCGAACTGGCTAATGAGCGGTTCGATATCGACAAGAACGGCGTCAAGTGCACTTTCAACGGCCTTGGCGAGCTCCAAGCCCTGAAGATCGACCCGAAAATGGTGGATCCAGACGATTTGGAAATGTTGGAGGACATGATCGTGGCGGCAATCAAGGACGGTTTTGCCAAAGCAACGGAAACCCGGGATTCTAAAGTCCAAGAGATCATGCCCAACGTTCCCGGCTTGGACAAGCTGGGCCTTTAAAGCATGCAGTTCGCCCGGCCGTTGGCAGACCTCATCCTGCATCTGGAGAAGTTGCCGGGTGTCGGTCCCAAATCGGCACAGCGGTTGGCGTTCCACATTTTGCGCATGCCCGAAGACGATGTCCGCAGGCTGGGTGAGAGCTTGATGACGGCCAAGCGGTCGTTGCGGCTTTGCGACGTTTGCCAAAACATCAGTGAGGGGGAACGCTGCGAAATCTGCTCCGACCCGCGGCGGACAGAAGACGTGATTTGCGTTGTGGGTGAAGCCAGGGACATCACCGCCATGGAGCGACTCAACGAGTTCCGGGGCAAATACCACGTTTTGCATGGCCTGTTGAATCCGGTCGACGGCATCGGGCCCGAGCAACTCAAAGTCCGGGAATTGATCCACCGACTCGGCGATTCCGTCAAAGAAGTTATCGTGGCCACCAATCCGACCGTGGAAGGCGACACCACCGCTTTTTATTTGGCCAAACTCATCAAGCCGCTGGGAGTTCGCGTGACCCGGCTGGCCCACGGCATGCCGGTTGGCGGCGAATTGGATTACGCCGACACGGCCACGTTGCTCAGCGCGCTGGAATACCGGAGGGAGATATAGCCATCATGCGAATTTGTGTTATCGGCGGGGGCGGCCGCGAGCATGCCCTGTGTTGGAAGTTCGCCCAAGAGGGCCATGAAGTCTTTTGTGCCCCGGGCAACCCGGGGATCGGTGAAGTCGCCGAAACGGTCCCGCACGAGGCCAACAATCGCAAGGCCGTTTTGGATTGGGTGACCGGCGTCGCCCCGGATTTGGTCGTCGTCGGCCCAGAA
This window of the Armatimonadota bacterium genome carries:
- the recR gene encoding recombination protein RecR, with product MQFARPLADLILHLEKLPGVGPKSAQRLAFHILRMPEDDVRRLGESLMTAKRSLRLCDVCQNISEGERCEICSDPRRTEDVICVVGEARDITAMERLNEFRGKYHVLHGLLNPVDGIGPEQLKVRELIHRLGDSVKEVIVATNPTVEGDTTAFYLAKLIKPLGVRVTRLAHGMPVGGELDYADTATLLSALEYRREI
- a CDS encoding YbaB/EbfC family nucleoid-associated protein, giving the protein MKLPKNFGGQSMSGMMAQAQQAMERAKNLDAELANERFDIDKNGVKCTFNGLGELQALKIDPKMVDPDDLEMLEDMIVAAIKDGFAKATETRDSKVQEIMPNVPGLDKLGL